The sequence CGCCTGCGCCTTGCCCACCAGCGCGTCGGGATCGGCATATCCAGGGTCGAACAGCCCGCGCGCGAGCCGGGCGAGCAGGGCGGCGAGCGTCGGCCCGTCCTCGGGCGAGGCGCGGTGATAGCCGCCCCACAGCCGGCGCAGGCCGGGATAGCGCATCATGGCCAGCGTCTCGACGCGGGCATCCTCGACGAGGCCGGCGAGCGCCATCTGCACCGGCTTGAATTTGTTGATGGGAAAAGGCGGGCCGCCGAAGACCCGATGCGCCCCGGCATGCAGGGCGGCGGCGCGATAGAGAAGGCGCGCCGCCTCGCCCTCCACCCCCGGGAACACCTCCGGCAGGCGGATGACCGGGCCGGCGAGATTGGCCCGCGCCGGCACCGCCTCGCCCGCCGGCGGCAGCGGCTGCAGCGGCGCCTGCTCGCCCCACAGAGCGGCGAGCAGGCGCTTGAGTTCCATCTCCATTTCGGCGAAGCCCGGCCCGGCGCCGATGCGCGCGAGCAGCGACAGCGCCAGAGGATCTTCCAGCGCGAAGAAAGCGCGCTGGCGCGCCCGATCCCGCCCCGCCGCCTTCAGCCCGGCGGCGATGAAGCCTTCAAAGGCCGCGACATGGCCGGGCCGCACCAGCCGGCGCGCCTGCGCCGCCACCGGCTCGACACAGTCCGGCGCCGCCTGCGCCAGGGTGAGAAGCGCCCGCCACCACAGGGCGCGCGCGTCCTCGTCCGGCAGGCGCGGGGCGAGGACGACGAGCGCGTTCAGCGAGGCGATCGTGGCCTGCCCGCCGGCGGCCCGGCACAGAGCGGCGGCGGCGCGCCCGGTCTCGCCCAGCGCCGCCGGGGACAGGCGGGGCGACAGATCGAGGCTGGCGCGGGCATAGGCGAGCAGCGCCGCCGCGCCGGCATTGACCGCGAGCAGTGCCAGCGCGCCTTCGGCCCATTCACCGAGCGCCGCCGCGCCATGGCGCCGGGCAAGCCGGGCCTGCGTCTCGCGGAACACCCCCGCCAGCGCCTCGCGCGGGGCGAGCAGGCGGGCGAGGCGGGCGGCGGCGGCCTCGTCGACGACGCTGTCCATGGCGGGCGGACTTGTGGCGGGCAGGCGTGTGGCAGGCGGATTCATGGCAGGCGGATTCATGGGAGGCAGGCGGATATCGCCGCGCCGAGCACGCGGCGCATCTCGGCATCGTCGGTCAGCGGCAGGACGATCGCCGCCTCCACCGCCGCCGGCAGCGGCACGCCGCCGGCCGCCAGCCGCCCGGCATGAATGAGCATGCGGGTCGAGGCGCCCTCTTCCAGCCCCTGGCCGCGCAGGTTTCGCGAGCAGGCGGCGATGGCGACGAGAAGGCGCGCCAGAGAGAGGTCGGTGCCTGCCTCGCGCGTGACGATCTCGGCTTCCAGCTCCGGGGCGGGATAGTCGAAGGCAATGGCGACGAAGCGCTGCTTGGTCGACTCCTTCAGATCCTTCACCGCGCTCTGGTAGCCGGGGTTGTAGGAGATGACGAGCTGGAAATCGGCATGGGCGGGGATCAGCTCATTGCGCTTTTCCAGCGGCAGCAGGCGCCGCGCATCGGTGAGCGGGTGGATGACGACGGTGGTGTCCTGCCGGGCCTCGACGATCTCGTCGAGATAGCAGATGGCGCCATGGCGCACCGCCTGGGTCAGCGGCCCGTCCTGCCACACCGTGCCCTCGGGACCGAGCAGGAAGCGGCCGGCGAGGTCGGCGGCGGTCATGTCCTCATGCGCCGCCACGGTGATCAGTGGCCGGCCGAGCCGCCAGGCCATGTGTTCGACAAAGCGGGTCTTGCCGCAGCCGGTGGGGCCTTTCAGCATCACCGGCAGGCGGTGGCGCCAGGCCGCTTCGAACACGGCGATCTCATCGCCGACCGGGCGGTAATAGGGCTCGGCGGCGAGGCGATAGGCGGCGAGGTCGGGCGAGAAGGAGCCGTGCATGGGCACTCCGCGGCAAGGGCGTGGCCATCCTTCGCACAGGCGCGGACGGCCCCGCAGATCAGGGGCGGTCGGCAATCCCTGCCGGAGCGCGGGCAACGGCTCTGGTGCCCGGCGGCGCCATTAGACGGTCATTCGCCGCGCCGCACAAGGGGCGTGGCGCCCCCGCCAGCTTGCACGCCGCTCAACCCGCCGCTTGCAGCGCCTTGCGGAAGCGCAGCGCCGCCAGCCCGAAAAAGGCGGCGCCGATGGCGGCGAGCGCGAGAAGGTTCGGCCAGATCACCGCCAGCCCGGCACCGCGATAGAGCACCGCCTGCGACAGAGCGACGAAATGGGTGGAGGGCGAGAGCTGCATCACATTCTGCAGCCAGGCGGGCATGCTCTCCATCGGCGTGGTGGAGCCGGACAGGAGGTTCATGACGATGAGGATCGGCATGACGATGAGGCCGAACTGCGCCATGGAGGTCGACACCGTCGCCACCAATATGCCGAGCGCCGTGACCGAGAACTGGTAGACCAGCATGGAGGCGACGAAGAGCACGACGGAGCCCTGCACCGGCACGCCGAGAAGGCGCTCGACGACGATGATGAGCGACAGCGTCGCCGCCACCACGATGACGAGGCCATTGGCCCAGATCTTCGCCAGCATGATCTCGTTCGGGGTCACCGGCATGACGAGCAGATGCTCGATCGTGCCGTGCTCGCGCTCGCGGATCAGCGCCGCGCCGGAGAGGATGACGGCGAGCATGGTGACATTGTTGATGACCTGCATCACCGCCGTGAACCAGGCGGAGGTGAGATTGGCGTTGAATTTCGGCCGGATGACCAGGTTCACCGGCGTGGTGGCGCTGCCCCCCATCGCCGCCGCCACTTCCTGCGTCATGATGTTCTGGATGTAGGACGCGCCATTGCCGGCCTGCGACATGGCGGTGGCGTCGATGTCGAGCTGCAGCGCCGGGTCGCGGCCGGCGATCAGGTCGTGCTCGAATTTCGGCGGAATGGTGAGCACGAAGACATAGCGCCCGGCATCCATCGCCGCGTCGACCTCGGGGGCGGAGAGCAGCACCGGCTCTTTGAAGAAGGGTTGCAGCAGC is a genomic window of Ancylobacter sp. IITR112 containing:
- a CDS encoding ABC transporter permease, producing the protein MFARLIRIWRLGVKELYSLKADPVLAGLILYTFTVAVYTVSVGAKFEVENAAVAVVDEDHSALSRRLRDALLQPFFKEPVLLSAPEVDAAMDAGRYVFVLTIPPKFEHDLIAGRDPALQLDIDATAMSQAGNGASYIQNIMTQEVAAAMGGSATTPVNLVIRPKFNANLTSAWFTAVMQVINNVTMLAVILSGAALIREREHGTIEHLLVMPVTPNEIMLAKIWANGLVIVVAATLSLIIVVERLLGVPVQGSVVLFVASMLVYQFSVTALGILVATVSTSMAQFGLIVMPILIVMNLLSGSTTPMESMPAWLQNVMQLSPSTHFVALSQAVLYRGAGLAVIWPNLLALAAIGAAFFGLAALRFRKALQAAG
- a CDS encoding CbbQ/NirQ/NorQ/GpvN family protein, whose amino-acid sequence is MHGSFSPDLAAYRLAAEPYYRPVGDEIAVFEAAWRHRLPVMLKGPTGCGKTRFVEHMAWRLGRPLITVAAHEDMTAADLAGRFLLGPEGTVWQDGPLTQAVRHGAICYLDEIVEARQDTTVVIHPLTDARRLLPLEKRNELIPAHADFQLVISYNPGYQSAVKDLKESTKQRFVAIAFDYPAPELEAEIVTREAGTDLSLARLLVAIAACSRNLRGQGLEEGASTRMLIHAGRLAAGGVPLPAAVEAAIVLPLTDDAEMRRVLGAAISACLP